The DNA segment CGCCACCCTTGCCCAGGGCCATCACCGTATCGCCTTCGGCCACGCGACGCCGCTGGTCCTCGTCCATATCGGCTTCATCCAGCTTCAGCAGGTGCATTTCAAAGCCGAAGCCCTTGGCCTCTTTCAAGTCAGCCAAGCGTTGCGGCTGCTCGGCCACCGGAAACCGCACCAGTTCGTCGGCCAGCAAATAAATGGTGGCCCGGGCCAATTGCTCGCTGATCTGCTGCACTTCGCCGCTGAGCAGCAGTTCCTCTTTCTCACTGACCAGGCGCAAGACCCGCGCCGCATGGGGTCCGGTCTGCTCCACCAGGACCTGGCCGCGTTGCAGGCGATTGCGCTGGCTCAGGTCCAGGCGGGCGTCCGCTACCGCCTGCAATTGCAAGGGAATCCCCAGCAACCGCTCCCACACCGCCAGGGCGCGCTGGCGCTCGATACTGCTCATCGGTTGCAGGTTGTCGCCCATCAGGGCAAAGGTGCCGTGGGCCAGGCGTTCGCGGTACTGGCCGCTGCGCACCTCATTGAGCAGGTGCAGGGCCAGGACGCCGAGCAGCGCCACCAGGATCAGCGCCGCGCACATGCCGCCGTAGATGCGCAGGAAGATCGAGTTCACGGCAGCATATCGGCAGCAGCTTCGGGGACGAACAGGTAGCCTTTGCTGCGAATGGTCTTGATCAGGCGCGGGTGGATGGGGTCGTCGCCGATTTTCGGGCGGATCCGCGAGATGCGCACGTCAATGGAGCGGTCCTGGCCGTCGTAGCCGATGCCGCGCAGGGCGGTGAAGATTTCTTCGCGGGACAGGATACGTCCGGCATTGGCCACCAATAACCACAGCAGGTCGAATTCGGCGCTGGTCAGTTCGATGCCGCCGTCGTGCAGCCAGGCTTCGCGCAGGGCGTTGTCCACCACCAGCGGGCCGAACTGCAGGCGCCGCTGCTTTTCCGGGACGGCGGGCTCGGGGCTTTCGCTGCGCCGCAGCAAGGCCTGGATCCGCGCCAACAGCAGGCGCGGGCGCACCGGCTTACACACATAGTCGTCGGCGCCCATGTCCAGGCCCAGGACCTGGTCCATGTCGTCGGTTCGCGCGGTAAGCATCAGGATCACCCCGTCGTAGCGCTCGCGCACCTTGCGGCAGATGCTCAGGCCGTCTTCGCCGGGCAGCATCAGGTCGAGGATCACCAGGTCCGGCTGCTCGGCAATGATCCGCGCCACCGCCTGGGCCCCGTCGCCCTCTATCGAGACCCGCAGGCCGTGGCTTTCCAGGTAGTCACGGGTCAACTCAGCCAGACGCTGGTCATCCTCGACAATCAATACCTGCCAGGCTTCTTGCTCCACGGGTGGTCCTCGTTTTTATAAGCGATCTGTCAGGACTGCGCAGGTTCAAATGTGGCAGCGGGCAAGCCAGCCCCCCTATTTTGATCTTCGCCAGCCGTACCTAATTTGTCATGCACAAAGGGCATAATCGTGTAGGAATGAAGGCCGATTGTAGCCATGGCCCCGCCCTCAAACACAAGCCAGGAAATGCATTCGGTGATCGCCTTTTTTTGTGATAGGGTTCGCGCCCGCAAAAATCCAAGCGGGTGTTCTCGGCTTGGCATATTCGGTGACAAACGGTGCGATGCAGCAGTACTGCGGCCTACACGGCGGTTCCACCTTTCATACACATTTTACCCACAGCGTTATCCACAGGTAGTGCGTTGCTAAGCCTTCCAAAACGCATTATCTTGTACCTCGTCGCTAAAAAAACCCTACATGTAGGGTTTCAAGCGAAAAGACCAAACACAAATCAGACAAGAAACTCAAGCCCTTTCTTGCTCCTGTTTGGTGGAACTTAAACCTTTTTCGAAAGCCCAAACCGCGCACGCGGATGGCTGCTGTTTTCCAACCCCGAATGGGAGAAAGCGGTACGG comes from the Pseudomonas shahriarae genome and includes:
- a CDS encoding response regulator, whose amino-acid sequence is MEQEAWQVLIVEDDQRLAELTRDYLESHGLRVSIEGDGAQAVARIIAEQPDLVILDLMLPGEDGLSICRKVRERYDGVILMLTARTDDMDQVLGLDMGADDYVCKPVRPRLLLARIQALLRRSESPEPAVPEKQRRLQFGPLVVDNALREAWLHDGGIELTSAEFDLLWLLVANAGRILSREEIFTALRGIGYDGQDRSIDVRISRIRPKIGDDPIHPRLIKTIRSKGYLFVPEAAADMLP